One Lycium barbarum isolate Lr01 chromosome 5, ASM1917538v2, whole genome shotgun sequence genomic window carries:
- the LOC132640706 gene encoding uncharacterized protein LOC132640706 has translation MPCCSNKPIHVVLCTVTISMNNNNAEVVVLSGSNFKRWKEDLEFALGMADIDQALRENEPPALTDSSTAAQKEHYARWERSNRLCILAFKRSIAEHLKSGLPETTNAKKFLAQVEERYLVSNKAETGDLMSKLAGIKYDNSGGVRDHILKMVHIQSKLKALDITLPDPYIVHSALNSLPAEFSQMKTAYNTQNEAWSINDLISKCVVEEEKIRREKGQIALFVSHDSKASSSKGPRKFQRSNNHTFKKGQDTKRHGKDQTEYPGVNNAVFKKNNNCFFCKKPGHKQRDCVKFHAWIKKKESKEGVHKQKEAKGNGVKN, from the exons ATGCCTTGCTGTTCTAATAAACCCATTCATGTTGTGTTGTGTACAGTTACGATTTCTATGAACAACAATAATGCTGAAGTTGTGGTCCTGTCGGGCTCCAACTTTAAGAGATGGAAGGAAGATCTTGAATTTGCTTTAGGCATGGCTGACATAGATCAGGCTTTGCGTGAAAATGAGCCACCAGCTCTTACTGACTCTAGCACTGCTGCTCAAAAGGAACATTATGCTAGGTGGGAGAGATCTAATAGGCTATGCATCCTTGCCTTTAAGAGATCAATTGCTGAGCACCTCAAGAGTGGCTTGCCTGAAACCACCAATGCTAAGAAATTTCTTGCCCAAGTTGAAGAAAGGTACCTTGTATCCAATAAGGCTGAGACCGGAGATCTAATGAGTAAACTCGCGGGGATAAAGTATGACAATTCTGGGGGGGTTAGAGATCATATACTTAAGATGGTCCACATCCAGTCGAAACTAAAAGCTCTTGACATAACTCTTCCTGATCCTTATATTGTTCACTCTGCACTTAACTCCTTACCTGCTGAGTTTAGCCAAATGAAAACTGCCTATAATACTCAAAATGAAGCTTGGTCAATCAATGACCTTATCTCTAAATGTGTTGTTGAAGAAGAGAAAATTAGAAGAGAGAAGGGTCAGATAGCCTTGTTTGTTTCCCATGATTCCAAAGCTAGCTCTAGTAAGGGGCCTAGGAAGTTTCAAAGATCTAATAATCATACTTTTAAGAAGGGTCAGGACACCAAAAGACATGGTAAAGATCAGACCGAATATCCTGGGGTTAATAACGcggtttttaagaaaaataataattgctTCTTTTGTAAGAAACCTGGTCACAAGCAAAGAGATTGTGTCAAATTCCATGCCTGGATAAAAAAGAAGGAGTCAAAAGAAG GggttcacaaacaaaaggaagccAAAGGAAACGGAGTCAAAAATTAG